A stretch of DNA from Cryptomeria japonica chromosome 4, Sugi_1.0, whole genome shotgun sequence:
TACTAATTATGATTTATAAAGAGTGGTAAAATGATCTAATTTAAAATATTTACCACATTTTAGCAAAAAATATTCTGCACTTAAAATTTCAAAGAAATATTTGACTTCTAAATTATTGTATTGAATAATTGTGAAAAAGAAGTATTATAACTTTAATAACTATTCatgtttaaatattaatataaatttaaaaatttaactgcacaaaatttttcaaattgcatgataataaaaaatatatattgtttcTGAAATTCAACATTCTATTAAGATATATATTTAATCATGTATCCAAATCATTGATATGGCCCAAAATACATCATATCCACATCTTCTTTCCACTCACAATTTCAAATATAGGCCCTAAATAATGTCAAAAAATACTATCCAATATAGGTAGCACATATGAACATTATTCCATGTGCTCATAATATATACTATCAAAAGTAATATTTTAGGACATCATTATGTTCTAGATTGGGTAAGAGATAAAACAAGAACAATTCTTTAGGCTTAGGATGTAGATGTAGACCAACTTCCCCTATTTCCTAATTCAATGGTATTTATATTTCTTTCATCATTAATAAAAGGTGAGATATCTATTGGTAATTGAAGAGTTTTAGGGGTATCAAGAAATGCACCTCTGATTGTATTTAGTCTATCAACTATCTCAGTCATATCAGGGCGCTCTTGAGGTGACTCCCTAGTGCAAAACAACCCAATTTGTATAAATTGAGTAAGGCATTCCATCACTGTTGACGTCTCTGAGTCATGAGCATCTATAAGAAGACAATTATCCACCACATCTGAGATTCTATTTGGAAAATGCATTTCTGTCCATTTTGGTAGATTGATTCCTTCTGTCCACCTATCATCTGTTGGTCTCCTCCTTGTCAACAACTCTAAAATTAAGATTCCATAACTATATACATCTCCTTTTGTTGAAATATTTCCACCAATTCCATATTCTATAATAAGAAATAAACAAAGATTAATAACTGACTTATAAGATAAACAAAGAAAACAAGTGAAACACATTGCGCAAGAATGTGAAATGTGTACCTGGAGCAATGTAGCCAACAGATCCTTCAAGTGCATCTGTAGAAGTCAAAGAATCCATGGAATTGCCAAAAATAATATTGGAAAGGCCAAAGTCTGCTATGTATGAAATCATGTCATCTCCTAATAGAACATTGTTGGGCTTGAGGTCACGGTGGATCACTTGAACAAAGCAATAATGATGAAGATAGGCCATTCCTTGTGCTATCTCCATTGATATCCTTAATCGATCACTCAAATTTAATTTGCATTGGCCTCCTTCACGAGGATACAACCACCTCTCTAAACTTCCATTTGACATTAATGGAAGAATTAAGGCTTTAAAATCAAGGTTGGAACATGATGAAATGATTTTAATTACATTGCGGTGCCGAACTCTCTTTAATGCATTGCATTCTCTGCTGAAACTTTGGTGAGCATGTTCATCTTGCAACTTGAGAACTTTGACAGCAATATTTGTACGATCTCTTAGAATCCCTTTATAAACTGATCCAAAACTACCAATTCCTAAAAGATTTTCATCACTGAATCCGCCAGTTGCATCTACTAGTTCTTCATATGAAATTTTTGGAGGCCATACTTTGAGAACAGGGGTACAAGAACGTCTCCATCTATACGAAAATGCTACCAATAGAAGAGACATGGTCAAAATTGCAATGCCGACTACAACAGGAATTATTACCTTTTTGGAGACAGATGTCTCTTTGTGTTTGGAATGAGAGCATGGCGGCAAGTTTATCCATCCACCACAAAGGCCGAGATTTCCCATAATTTCAGAGGCATCATGTGTTGCAAAAGCTCCTCCCTTTGGGACCTCTCCACTTAACATGTTTGAAGAGAGATTGAGATGCTGGAGCATTTTCATCTTTTTGAAAGCCACCGGTATTGTACCTGACAAATTATTGCAAGAAAGATCCATGTACTGTAGATTTTTTAGATTTACCAATGATACAGGAATTGGCCCCTCAAATGCATTCCCAGAAAGATTTAGATACATTAACCCCTTGCAGCTTTCCAGTGCACTGGGAATGCCACCCGAGAAATTGTTTTGAGAAACATCTATAGCTAAAACCATAACCATTTTGCTCATTTCCAAAATAGAACCCTGCAGTAAATTCCCAGAAACATTGAAATAGAACTCAAGATTCTGCAGACCTGCAACTTCAGAAGGTATATTTCCTGTTAGTTTGTTGTGTGCCATGTCCACCAGCTCCAAAGTCTTGCATTTTCCTAAACTAGCAGGTATTTTCCCAGATAGTTGATTGTGACTAAGGTCAAGGTCTCTTAACTGTGGAAGGTCACCAAGACCTTGTGGAATTTGCCCTGAAAGCATGTTCTGACTGAGAGACAACAATCCAAGCCTTTTGGATTGGCCAAAACATTCTGGAATTCTCCCATGTAAATTGTTTGCGTCCAGGTGCAATCTTTCAAGATTTGGAAGTCTGCAGAGTGCAGATGGAATGGTCCCATTGAATCGGTTTCCTTCTAGTCTTAGAAATGACAACATTGTGAGGTTACCAATCTCATCTGGTATGTTTCCCCCAATTTCGTTTGAGCCTAATATTAAAACTGATAACGAACTCGAAAGGCGACCAATTGAAGTGGGCAAGACGCCAGTGAGATGGTTAAATGACAAAACAAGTACTGTCAGCTGCTGCATTTTCCCAATTCCCAGAGGCACTGTGCCGGTCATTTGGTTGGTGTTCAAATTCAGCCGTTGTAGCCGAGTCCAATTAGCCACTGAGCTGGGTATTTCTCCGGTGAGTTGGTTCTTCCACAAAAGCACATGTTGCAACTGGGACAGCCTTCCAAACTCCCATGGAATTGGGCCGCTTAAGTGATTTCCACATAGCTCCAACACTTGGAGACGAGTGCAATTTGAAAGGGAAACGGGGATCGGCCCTATTAAGTTGTTCATGCAAAGATCAAGCCAGTTTAGTTGACTAAGCACACCCAACACATGAGGAATACTACCTTGGAATCTATTGACGCCCAAATCTATGACT
This window harbors:
- the LOC131045622 gene encoding putative leucine-rich repeat receptor-like serine/threonine-protein kinase At2g24130, with protein sequence MKMVIMLPLLLFFSLSTLPTHIAKLSNYSDQQALIAFKDALLLDPFNSLLDWSPNHTLCNWTAVVCSSRRQRVVSLNLTGMGLAGPISPFLANLSFLRVLDLKHNSFQGHIPYQLGRLFRLRWLRFSYNNLSGSIPSEFSLLSNLKIMALVQNNLTGIIPPFLGNMSSLTVIDLGVNRFQGSIPHVLGVLSQLNWLDLCMNNLIGPIPVSLSNCTRLQVLELCGNHLSGPIPWEFGRLSQLQHVLLWKNQLTGEIPSSVANWTRLQRLNLNTNQMTGTVPLGIGKMQQLTVLVLSFNHLTGVLPTSIGRLSSSLSVLILGSNEIGGNIPDEIGNLTMLSFLRLEGNRFNGTIPSALCRLPNLERLHLDANNLHGRIPECFGQSKRLGLLSLSQNMLSGQIPQGLGDLPQLRDLDLSHNQLSGKIPASLGKCKTLELVDMAHNKLTGNIPSEVAGLQNLEFYFNVSGNLLQGSILEMSKMVMVLAIDVSQNNFSGGIPSALESCKGLMYLNLSGNAFEGPIPVSLVNLKNLQYMDLSCNNLSGTIPVAFKKMKMLQHLNLSSNMLSGEVPKGGAFATHDASEIMGNLGLCGGWINLPPCSHSKHKETSVSKKVIIPVVVGIAILTMSLLLVAFSYRWRRSCTPVLKVWPPKISYEELVDATGGFSDENLLGIGSFGSVYKGILRDRTNIAVKVLKLQDEHAHQSFSRECNALKRVRHRNVIKIISSCSNLDFKALILPLMSNGSLERWLYPREGGQCKLNLSDRLRISMEIAQGMAYLHHYCFVQVIHRDLKPNNVLLGDDMISYIADFGLSNIIFGNSMDSLTSTDALEGSVGYIAPEYGIGGNISTKGDVYSYGILILELLTRRRPTDDRWTEGINLPKWTEMHFPNRISDVVDNCLLIDAHDSETSTVMECLTQFIQIGLFCTRESPQERPDMTEIVDRLNTIRGAFLDTPKTLQLPIDISPFINDERNINTIELGNRGSWSTSTS